The Benincasa hispida cultivar B227 chromosome 9, ASM972705v1, whole genome shotgun sequence genome has a segment encoding these proteins:
- the LOC120085060 gene encoding probable pectinesterase/pectinesterase inhibitor 7, which produces MAAGTIPAATAAAAFYFLILISLYITTSAAPTGSECSSTRDPSYCKSVLPNQTGNVYSYGRSSFRKSLSASQKFLRLVEKHLRSRSSLTVPAVRALEDCQLLAGLNIDYLTTSFRAVNSTSRTLPEMKADDVQSLLSAILTNQQTCLDGIKATAGSWSLKNGLSLPLAADTKLYSLSLAFFTKGWVPKKKKKPTWKAAGRHGGFRNGRMSLKMSSRAKAIYETATRRNLLQADDGGDDQIAVRDIVVVSQDGSGNFTTINEAVAAAPNNSAPTDGYFLIFVSAGVYEEYVSIAKNKRYLMMIGDGINQTVVTGNRSVVDGWTTFNSATFAVVGPGFVAVNMTFRNTAGAIKHQAVAVRNGADLSTFYLCSFEAYQDTLYTHSLRQFYRDCDIYGTVDFIFGNAAVVFQNCNIYPRLPMSNQFNAITAQGRTDPNQNTGTSIYNCRITAADDLANNTGAGVKTFLGRPWKEYSRTVYMQSFMDDLINPAGWRAWDGDFALNTSYYAEFGNFGPGSNTSERVNWPGFHLINDTDAGNFTAGNFVLADDWLPQTGVPYTSGLTD; this is translated from the exons ATGGCTGCCGGAACCATCCCCGCCGCCACCGCCGCCGCCGCATTCTACTTTCTCATCCTCATTTCCCTTTACATCACCACTTCTGCCGCTCCCACCGGTTCGGAATGCAGCTCGACCCGAGACCCATCCTACTGCAAATCGGTTCTCCCGAACCAAACCGGCAATGTCTACTCGTACGGGCGGTCGTCGTTTAGAAAGTCACTGTCGGCGTCGCAGAAATTCCTCCGCCTTGTGGAGAAGCACCTCCGGTCCCGATCGTCGCTGACTGTGCCGGCGGTGAGGGCGTTGGAGGACTGCCAGCTACTTGCGGGACTGAACATCGATTACTTAACGACGTCGTTCAGGGCGGTGAACTCGACGAGTAGAACGTTGCCGGAGATGAAGGCGGATGACGTGCAGAGTCTGCTGAGTGCGATATTAACGAATCAACAGACTTGTTTGGACGGAATTAAGGCGACGGCGGGTTCTTGGTCGCTTAAAAATGgcctttctctcccacttgctgcTGACACCAAGCTGTACTCTCTGTCGTTGGCCTTCTTTACCAAAG GTTGGGttccaaagaagaaaaaaaagccGACATGGAAAGCCGCCGGAAGACACGGCGGGTTCAGAAACGGACGAATGTCACTTAAAATGTCTAGCAGAGCTAAAGCCATCTACGAGACGGCGACTCGCCGGAATCTGTTGCAGGCCGATGACGGCGGCGACGACCAGATTGCTGTCAGGGACATCGTAGTCGTCAGTCAAGACGGCAGCGGAAATTTCACAACCATCAACGAGGCAGTTGCGGCGGCGCCGAACAATTCTGCTCCGACCGACGGCTATTTCTTGATCTTCGTGTCGGCCGGAGTTTATGAAGAATATGTGTCGATTGCGAAGAACAAGAGGTACTTGATGATGATCGGAGATGGCATTAATCAGACCGTCGTCACCGGTAATCGGAGCGTCGTTGACGGCTGGACCACCTTCAATTCTGCCACGTTTG CGGTGGTCGGACCTGGATTCGTAGCAGTAAACATGACATTCCGAAACACCGCCGGCGCCATAAAACATCAAGCCGTCGCCGTCCGTAACGGCGCCGACTTATCAACATTTTACCTCTGCAGCTTCGAAGCTTACCAAGACACCTTATACACCCATTCCCTCCGCCAATTCTACCGCGACTGCGACATCTACGGCACCGTCGACTTCATCTTCGGCAACGCCGCCGTCGTCTTCCAGAACTGCAACATTTACCCACGCCTCCCGATGTCCAACCAGTTCAACGCCATCACCGCCCAAGGCCGGACCGACCCAAATCAGAACACCGGCACCTCCATCTACAACTGCCGAATCACGGCAGCCGATGACCTGGCGAACAACACCGGCGCCGGCGTGAAGACGTTCCTGGGGCGGCCATGGAAGGAGTACTCGAGGACGGTTTATATGCAGAGCTTTATGGATGATTTGATTAATCCGGCGGGATGGAGGGCTTGGGATGGGGATTTTGCTTTGAACACTTCCTATTATGCGGAATTTGGGAATTTTGGGCCGGGATCTAACACGTCGGAGAGAGTTAATTGGCCGGGATTTCATTTGATTAATGATACTGATGCAGGGAATTTCACGGCGGGGAATTTTGTGTTGGCCGACGATTGGCTGCCGCAGACCGGCGTTCCTTACACCAGTGGCCTCACGGACTAG